A part of Paenibacillus sp. IHBB 10380 genomic DNA contains:
- the ppsA gene encoding phosphoenolpyruvate synthase: MSSLVLGFQEMEKTQLLLVGGKGLNLGKLSNIEGIQVPEGFCVTTVGYQKALEQNETYHALLNRLTILKVEDREQIGEISRKIRQLIMEVEIPSDVVTAVTHYLSQLGEEHAYAVRSSATAEDLPHASFAGQQDTYLNIIGKEAIMQHISKCWASLFTDRAVIYRMQNGFNHRQVYLSVIVQKMVFPQASGILFTADPMTSNRKLLSINASFGLGEALVSGLVSADCYKVQEEEIVDMMIATKKLAVYGLKEGGTETRKIDLDQQKTQTLTEQQILQLARIGREIEAYFACPQDIEWCLDHDTFYIVQSRPITTLYPIPEVNDQENHVYVSVGHQQMMTDPIKPLGLSFYLLITPAPMRKAGGRLFVDVTHMLASPVSRETFLNTLGKSDPLIKDAFMTLIERDYIKSLPDDRKELSPGNSSKGRSSAGFQAQIENDPAIVSDLIKNSQTSIEELKQNIQTKSGADLFDFILEDLQELKKILSDPQSSKVFMTAMNASSWINEKMYEWLGEKNAADTLSQSVPNNITSEMGLALLDVADVIRPYPEVIDYLQHVKDDNFLDELVKFDGGQETQDAIYAYLNKYGMRCAGEIDISRTRWSEKPITLVPMILSNIKNFEPNAGNRKFEQGRQEALEKEQELLDRLKQLPDGELKAEETKRVISLIRNFIGYREYPKYSMINRYFVYKQALLKEAEQLVQASVIHEKEDIYYLTFEELHEVVRTNKLDYQIISKRKEDYNFFEKLTPPRVITSDGEIITGEYKRENLPDKAIVGLPVSTGVIEGRARVILNMEEADLEDGDILVTAFTDPGWTSLFVSIKGLVTEVGGLMTHGAVIAREYGLPAVVGVENSTKLIKDGQQIRVNGTEGYIEIL; encoded by the coding sequence ATGAGTTCTTTGGTTCTCGGTTTTCAGGAAATGGAAAAAACGCAGCTTTTGCTCGTTGGCGGAAAAGGGTTGAATTTAGGGAAATTATCAAATATTGAAGGAATACAAGTACCAGAAGGATTTTGTGTTACAACAGTGGGGTATCAAAAAGCCCTCGAACAAAACGAAACGTATCATGCTTTGCTTAATCGACTAACAATACTAAAAGTAGAAGATCGAGAGCAAATTGGTGAAATCAGTAGGAAGATTCGACAACTCATTATGGAAGTAGAAATTCCTTCCGATGTTGTGACAGCAGTTACTCACTATCTCTCCCAGCTTGGTGAAGAACATGCTTATGCAGTACGTTCTAGTGCGACTGCTGAGGATTTACCACATGCCTCTTTTGCTGGTCAACAGGATACCTATTTAAATATCATCGGAAAAGAAGCAATCATGCAGCACATAAGCAAATGTTGGGCATCTCTATTTACGGATCGCGCGGTAATCTACCGTATGCAAAATGGATTTAACCACAGACAGGTATATTTATCTGTTATCGTGCAAAAGATGGTTTTCCCTCAGGCTTCAGGGATTTTATTCACTGCTGATCCGATGACTTCTAATCGAAAGCTGCTATCTATTAATGCCAGTTTTGGACTCGGCGAAGCTCTGGTCTCTGGCTTGGTATCTGCCGATTGTTATAAAGTACAGGAAGAGGAAATCGTCGATATGATGATAGCAACCAAAAAATTGGCTGTCTATGGATTAAAAGAAGGTGGAACAGAGACCCGGAAAATCGATCTCGATCAGCAAAAGACTCAAACACTTACGGAACAACAAATTTTACAACTGGCACGAATAGGTAGAGAGATTGAAGCTTATTTTGCTTGCCCACAAGATATCGAATGGTGTTTGGATCATGATACTTTTTATATTGTTCAGAGTCGGCCAATCACTACTTTATACCCGATCCCTGAAGTAAATGATCAAGAAAATCACGTTTACGTATCTGTCGGTCATCAACAAATGATGACGGATCCCATAAAACCACTAGGGTTGTCTTTTTACCTGTTAATAACTCCTGCACCCATGCGTAAAGCCGGTGGAAGGTTGTTTGTTGATGTTACACATATGCTGGCTTCACCTGTCAGCAGAGAAACTTTCTTAAATACCCTGGGAAAATCCGATCCGCTCATAAAAGACGCATTTATGACCCTAATAGAGCGAGATTATATAAAATCGTTACCAGATGATAGAAAAGAACTGAGTCCCGGTAATAGCAGTAAAGGTAGGTCGTCTGCAGGTTTTCAAGCACAAATCGAAAATGATCCGGCAATCGTTTCTGATTTGATTAAGAACAGTCAAACATCGATAGAAGAATTAAAACAAAACATCCAAACGAAATCAGGAGCAGATTTATTTGATTTTATTCTCGAAGATCTCCAGGAATTAAAGAAGATCTTATCTGACCCACAAAGTTCAAAGGTTTTTATGACTGCTATGAATGCTTCGTCATGGATCAATGAAAAAATGTACGAGTGGTTAGGTGAAAAAAACGCAGCAGATACGCTTTCTCAATCTGTACCAAACAACATTACATCGGAAATGGGTCTGGCGCTATTGGATGTCGCAGATGTGATTCGTCCTTATCCGGAAGTAATTGATTATTTACAACATGTAAAAGATGATAATTTTTTAGATGAACTGGTTAAGTTTGATGGTGGACAGGAAACTCAAGACGCTATCTATGCTTATCTCAACAAATACGGAATGCGATGTGCCGGTGAAATCGATATTTCGAGAACTCGTTGGAGTGAAAAACCAATTACACTTGTCCCCATGATTCTCAGTAATATCAAAAACTTTGAGCCTAATGCTGGCAATCGGAAATTTGAGCAAGGGCGACAGGAAGCTTTAGAAAAAGAACAAGAGTTATTAGATCGATTGAAGCAATTACCGGATGGTGAACTAAAAGCTGAAGAGACAAAACGAGTGATCAGTTTAATCCGGAATTTCATCGGTTACCGTGAATATCCAAAATACAGCATGATTAATCGCTACTTCGTTTATAAGCAGGCTTTACTGAAAGAAGCCGAACAACTCGTACAAGCTAGCGTTATTCATGAAAAAGAAGATATATACTATCTCACTTTTGAAGAACTTCACGAAGTCGTACGCACAAATAAACTGGATTATCAGATCATCAGTAAACGAAAAGAAGATTACAATTTTTTTGAAAAACTAACTCCGCCACGTGTAATCACGTCTGACGGTGAAATCATTACAGGTGAATACAAACGAGAAAATCTGCCAGACAAAGCGATTGTAGGTTTACCTGTTTCTACCGGAGTTATAGAGGGACGAGCACGTGTCATCTTAAACATGGAAGAGGCAGATCTGGAAGATGGCGATATATTAGTCACCGCCTTTACTGACCCTGGCTGGACATCACTGTTTGTATCCATTAAAGGCCTGGTCACCGAAGTTGGCGGACTGATGACCCATGGAGCCGTTATCGCTCGTGAATATGGCTTGCCAGCAGTTGTCGGAGTGGAAAATTCTACCAAGCTGATAAAAGACGGGCAACAAATTCGTGTGAATGGAACAGAAGGGTATATCGAAATATTGTAA
- a CDS encoding sugar efflux transporter, with protein MIKRLTALFSIPSYALLFLCMLLQGMGISLSAPFLSIYFTEQLGVSVGMFGIFLAVTLIAGIWISTLIGRRSDLGLNRKSVYLVSTLCNAMAFSGYLLIQDFTILFVYMTLFTALGAPGMPQLFAISREAVNKSNFTEHAFANSTLRSAFSLGFITGPLIGTLLIAAVGFKGIFSGTIGVFLLVALLIFLFLKSNTELKRSNAEVKVKSFRLGQNRNILLPFLILILMYIAHWTSTLNTALFITNNLGGTTSDVGLVSSICAALEIPFMIMLGLLSAKYSNRILMMCGAILGGVYYLVVIISGAMWQMLAAQIFLAVFVAVISAIGISYIQDLLPSMPGYASTLYSNSSTIGRLIGSLVGGGLASIVGYRYSFVFCFILIIISVIMLAVSGRHSVNEPQKLAV; from the coding sequence ATGATCAAACGACTCACTGCACTATTTTCGATTCCCTCTTATGCCTTACTCTTTTTATGTATGTTACTGCAGGGAATGGGTATTTCACTCAGCGCACCTTTTTTATCAATTTATTTCACGGAACAGCTTGGAGTATCTGTCGGGATGTTTGGTATTTTTCTAGCCGTCACGTTAATTGCCGGGATATGGATCAGTACGCTAATCGGGAGACGCTCTGACCTCGGCTTGAATCGAAAAAGCGTTTACCTTGTCTCCACGCTCTGCAATGCTATGGCTTTTAGCGGATACTTGCTCATTCAGGATTTTACGATCTTGTTCGTCTACATGACTCTGTTCACTGCCCTCGGTGCACCAGGGATGCCTCAATTGTTCGCCATTTCTAGAGAAGCAGTGAATAAGAGTAATTTTACTGAGCATGCGTTTGCTAATTCTACCTTGCGTTCTGCTTTCTCACTCGGTTTTATTACAGGTCCTTTAATCGGTACCTTGCTAATCGCTGCTGTTGGGTTTAAGGGGATTTTCTCGGGTACGATCGGAGTTTTCCTGCTTGTTGCCTTACTTATTTTCCTATTTCTCAAATCAAATACAGAACTGAAAAGAAGTAATGCTGAAGTAAAAGTAAAAAGTTTCCGGCTGGGTCAGAACCGTAATATTCTGCTTCCTTTTCTGATTCTGATACTTATGTATATAGCTCACTGGACGAGCACCCTCAATACCGCCCTCTTTATTACAAACAATCTAGGGGGAACGACAAGCGATGTCGGTCTAGTCAGCAGTATTTGTGCTGCGCTGGAAATTCCTTTTATGATTATGCTCGGTCTACTCAGTGCAAAGTACAGTAACCGAATCTTGATGATGTGTGGGGCCATTCTAGGAGGAGTTTATTATCTCGTTGTCATTATCTCAGGCGCGATGTGGCAGATGCTTGCAGCCCAAATTTTTCTCGCCGTTTTTGTTGCCGTTATTTCAGCGATTGGCATTAGCTACATTCAGGATCTGCTTCCAAGCATGCCTGGGTATGCATCCACGCTCTACTCCAATTCATCCACGATCGGCAGACTGATTGGTAGTCTTGTTGGCGGGGGATTAGCCAGTATTGTAGGTTACCGGTATTCATTTGTGTTTTGTTTTATACTCATCATTATTTCTGTAATCATGCTTGCGGTAAGCGGACGTCACTCTGTAAATGAACCACAAAAATTAGCGGTTTAA